A genomic window from Streptomyces sp. NBC_01429 includes:
- a CDS encoding sigma-70 family RNA polymerase sigma factor, with amino-acid sequence MSGDGRDEPLGGGGTGGSGAGSGGMPPSEQVPSQGGPKEVPGPAAAHAGVPGQSGPGGSGRPGGAGAGQGEAESGVPPQRGRADVPPPEVPPADPPTLELSTVRRAGDESAAPQAPPADADLIQRMRDGDDSAYAELFRRHSGPVRRYARTCCRDADTADDLTAEVFARTLQAVRGGAGPRQAVRAYLLTTVRRVAASWTKSARREQLVEDFAVFAAQSAGSSEVSDAETLDLGADVRAMHEAERTMAMQAFRSLPERWQAVLWHTTVEEESPSQIAPLFGLSANATAVLASRAREGLKQAYLQAHVNASLTSAGDCSRYADRLGAYARGGLRMRAERGLRKHLEECAKCRLAAGELAHVNSGIPALLPVAVIGWFAAGYSLKAAGIVAGGAVGAAGAGAAAAATGGAATSGGAAASGSAAASGSAAASGSAAASGSAAASGSAATGGAAASGGASGGAAGGAASEGLGTPAKVGIGALIIAAAGVAWALSGSDHQPAPKPEAKPPVAQPLVPQPPPPSPEPPAPKPTPPAPTPAPPSKKPVPAPPAKPTPKPTPRPAGPTPVKPKPKPKPEPTPAAPKPTPPPAEPTPKPTPKPPPPAPAVYQVNQLSYSLTGDGSKPEVRLGRSSWLWQRSDVSIGGTRHGHGVTTHGAASVTIDLNRSCSTYAALVGVDDLTLGRGSVRFSVYGDTGRLWRSPVLNGGDAAVPVQVGISGQRSIRLVVEPNTAFDVAALADWAQSRISCG; translated from the coding sequence ATGAGCGGTGACGGACGGGACGAGCCACTCGGTGGCGGCGGCACCGGTGGTAGTGGCGCCGGGTCCGGCGGGATGCCGCCGTCCGAGCAGGTGCCGAGCCAGGGCGGTCCCAAGGAGGTCCCCGGGCCTGCGGCTGCCCACGCCGGTGTTCCCGGGCAGAGCGGGCCGGGCGGGTCCGGGCGGCCGGGCGGTGCCGGGGCCGGTCAGGGCGAGGCGGAGAGCGGTGTGCCGCCGCAGCGTGGGCGGGCCGATGTGCCACCGCCCGAGGTGCCACCGGCCGACCCGCCGACCCTTGAACTGTCCACCGTCCGGCGGGCGGGTGACGAGTCGGCCGCCCCCCAGGCGCCGCCGGCGGACGCCGATCTGATCCAGCGGATGCGGGACGGCGACGACAGCGCGTACGCGGAGCTGTTCCGCAGGCACTCGGGGCCGGTGCGGCGCTATGCCCGTACCTGCTGCCGTGACGCGGACACCGCCGACGACCTGACCGCCGAGGTGTTCGCCCGTACGTTGCAGGCCGTACGCGGCGGGGCCGGGCCCCGGCAGGCGGTGCGGGCGTATCTGCTGACGACCGTACGGCGCGTGGCGGCGAGCTGGACGAAGTCCGCCAGGCGCGAGCAACTGGTCGAGGACTTCGCGGTGTTCGCGGCGCAGTCCGCCGGATCCTCGGAGGTGTCGGACGCGGAGACCCTGGATCTGGGCGCGGATGTCCGGGCGATGCACGAGGCCGAGCGGACCATGGCCATGCAGGCGTTCCGCAGCCTGCCGGAGCGCTGGCAGGCGGTGCTCTGGCACACGACGGTGGAGGAGGAGTCGCCGAGCCAGATCGCGCCGCTGTTCGGGCTGTCCGCCAACGCCACCGCGGTGCTGGCCAGTCGGGCGCGCGAAGGGCTCAAGCAGGCGTACCTCCAGGCCCACGTGAACGCCTCGCTCACCTCGGCGGGCGACTGCTCCCGGTACGCCGACCGGCTCGGGGCGTACGCGCGCGGAGGGCTGCGCATGCGCGCCGAGCGCGGGCTGCGCAAGCACTTGGAGGAGTGCGCGAAGTGCCGTCTCGCCGCCGGTGAGCTGGCGCACGTCAACTCCGGGATTCCGGCGCTGCTGCCGGTCGCGGTGATCGGTTGGTTCGCCGCGGGCTACTCGCTCAAGGCGGCGGGCATCGTGGCGGGCGGCGCGGTGGGCGCGGCGGGTGCCGGAGCGGCGGCCGCCGCGACCGGCGGGGCCGCGACGTCAGGCGGTGCCGCGGCTTCCGGCAGTGCAGCGGCTTCCGGCAGTGCAGCGGCTTCCGGCAGTGCAGCGGCTTCCGGCAGTGCAGCGGCTTCCGGCAGTGCAGCGACCGGGGGTGCGGCGGCTTCCGGTGGAGCGAGTGGCGGAGCCGCCGGGGGCGCCGCCTCCGAGGGGCTGGGCACCCCGGCGAAGGTAGGCATCGGGGCCCTCATCATCGCGGCGGCCGGTGTGGCGTGGGCGCTGTCCGGCAGCGACCACCAGCCCGCCCCGAAGCCGGAGGCGAAACCGCCGGTGGCGCAGCCCCTCGTACCCCAGCCGCCGCCCCCGTCCCCGGAGCCGCCCGCACCGAAGCCGACCCCGCCCGCGCCCACCCCGGCCCCGCCCTCGAAGAAACCCGTGCCCGCCCCTCCGGCGAAGCCCACCCCCAAGCCGACGCCCCGGCCCGCCGGCCCCACCCCCGTAAAGCCCAAGCCCAAGCCCAAGCCCGAGCCGACGCCCGCCGCGCCCAAGCCGACTCCCCCGCCCGCCGAGCCGACGCCGAAGCCCACCCCGAAGCCCCCGCCGCCCGCTCCGGCCGTCTACCAGGTGAACCAGCTGTCGTACAGCCTCACCGGGGACGGCTCGAAGCCCGAGGTGCGGCTCGGGCGGAGCAGTTGGCTCTGGCAGCGCTCCGACGTCTCCATCGGCGGTACCCGCCACGGCCACGGCGTGACCACGCACGGCGCGGCCTCGGTCACCATCGACCTGAACCGGAGCTGCTCCACCTACGCCGCCCTCGTCGGCGTCGACGACCTGACCCTGGGACGCGGCTCCGTGCGCTTCTCCGTGTACGGCGACACCGGACGCCTCTGGCGCTCCCCGGTCCTCAACGGCGGCGACGCGGCCGTCCCCGTTCAGGTCGGCATCTCGGGCCAGCGCAGCATCCGTCTGGTCGTCGAGCCGAACACGGCGTTCGACGTCGCCGCGCTCGCGGACTGGGCGCAGTCCCGCATCAGTTGCGGCTGA
- a CDS encoding TetR/AcrR family transcriptional regulator, with the protein MHIQDARWQTAVVGGGEGRVGGEGRTSSSSTGTGTVGAGAGVAGAVGPAGRSAPLRVDAQRNLEHVLRAAREVFGELGYGAPMEDVARRARVGVGTVYRRFPSKDVLVRRIAAEETSRLTDQARTALGQEDEPWSALSRFLRTSVASGAGRLLPPQVLRVSVDGDEVTLPRAVPDETRVPHQRQAGQPDLRVVGPRISASAEGLDAPGAVELLDVVGQLVDRARGAGELRGDVTVADVLLVIATAAPSLPDAAQQAAASARLLDILLEGLRPRPA; encoded by the coding sequence ATGCATATTCAGGATGCTCGTTGGCAGACCGCTGTCGTCGGAGGCGGCGAGGGACGAGTGGGTGGCGAGGGACGGACGAGTAGTTCAAGTACGGGTACGGGCACGGTGGGCGCCGGTGCCGGGGTCGCGGGCGCGGTGGGTCCGGCGGGGCGTTCGGCTCCGCTGCGGGTGGACGCGCAGCGCAATCTGGAGCACGTACTGCGGGCGGCGCGCGAGGTGTTCGGGGAGCTGGGGTACGGGGCTCCGATGGAGGACGTGGCGCGGCGCGCCCGGGTCGGGGTCGGCACGGTCTACCGGCGCTTCCCCAGCAAGGACGTGCTGGTCAGGCGAATAGCCGCGGAGGAGACGTCCCGGCTGACCGACCAGGCGCGTACGGCGCTGGGCCAGGAGGACGAGCCGTGGTCGGCGCTCTCCCGCTTTCTGCGCACCTCGGTGGCGTCCGGCGCGGGGCGGCTGCTGCCTCCGCAGGTGCTGCGGGTGAGCGTGGACGGGGACGAGGTGACGCTGCCGCGCGCGGTGCCGGACGAGACGCGGGTGCCGCACCAACGGCAGGCGGGCCAGCCCGATTTACGGGTGGTCGGACCGCGGATCTCCGCCTCGGCGGAAGGGCTGGACGCGCCGGGAGCGGTCGAGTTGCTCGATGTCGTCGGGCAGTTGGTGGACCGGGCGCGGGGAGCGGGTGAGCTGCGCGGTGATGTGACCGTGGCGGACGTCCTGTTGGTGATCGCCACGGCCGCGCCCTCGCTGCCGGACGCGGCGCAGCAGGCGGCGGCCTCGGCGCGGCTGCTGGACATCCTCCTTGAGGGGCTGCGGCCGCGCCCGGCCTGA
- a CDS encoding NAD(P)/FAD-dependent oxidoreductase, whose product MRYGKVKAEISRGRTPAPAPGARILVIGGGYVGMYTALRLQRQLKSGEAEVTVVTPDPYMTYQPFLPEAAAGNISPRHVVVPLRRLLPGCRIVIGEATAIRHAERTATLKTLGSEAEGTGTVDLTYDELVLAPGSVARTLPIPGLAEHAVGFKTVEEAIGLRNHVIEQMDIASSTRDPAIRDAALTFVFVGGGYAGVEALAELEDMARYASRYYHNIKAEDMKWILVEATGRILPEVGDEMGKYAVRELRARNIDVRLDTRLDSCEDRVAVLSDGARFPARTVVWTAGVRPHPVLAAGDLPLDGRGRLRCTAALSVEGTEHAWAAGDAAAVPDLTSDETGKECAPNAQHAVRQAKVLAGNIVASLRGEPLRDYRHAYAGSVASLGLHKGVAHVYGRKVKGYPAWLMHRVYHLSRVPTFNRKARVLAEWTLSGLFKREIVSLGSLEHPRAEFELAAGREPRQDM is encoded by the coding sequence ATGCGTTATGGGAAGGTGAAGGCTGAGATCTCTCGGGGGAGGACCCCCGCACCCGCGCCCGGAGCGCGCATTCTGGTGATCGGCGGCGGCTACGTCGGGATGTATACCGCGCTGCGCCTCCAGCGGCAGCTGAAGAGCGGCGAAGCCGAGGTCACGGTGGTGACACCCGACCCTTATATGACCTATCAGCCCTTCCTGCCCGAAGCGGCCGCCGGGAACATCTCGCCGCGCCATGTCGTGGTGCCGCTCCGCCGCCTGCTGCCCGGCTGCCGCATCGTCATCGGCGAGGCCACCGCCATCCGGCACGCCGAGCGCACCGCCACGCTCAAGACCCTCGGCTCGGAGGCGGAGGGCACCGGCACCGTCGACCTCACCTACGACGAACTCGTCCTCGCGCCCGGCTCCGTCGCCCGCACTCTCCCGATCCCCGGGCTGGCCGAACACGCCGTCGGCTTCAAGACCGTCGAAGAGGCCATCGGCCTGCGCAACCACGTCATCGAGCAGATGGACATCGCCTCCTCCACCCGCGACCCCGCCATCCGCGACGCCGCTCTCACCTTCGTCTTCGTCGGCGGCGGCTACGCGGGCGTCGAAGCGCTCGCGGAGCTGGAGGACATGGCCCGCTACGCCTCCCGCTACTACCACAACATCAAGGCCGAGGACATGAAGTGGATCCTCGTCGAGGCCACCGGCCGGATACTCCCCGAAGTCGGCGACGAGATGGGCAAGTACGCCGTACGCGAGCTGCGCGCCCGCAATATCGACGTACGGCTCGACACCCGCCTGGACTCCTGCGAGGACCGGGTGGCCGTGCTCAGCGACGGCGCCCGCTTCCCCGCCCGTACGGTCGTGTGGACGGCCGGCGTCCGGCCGCATCCCGTTCTCGCCGCCGGAGATCTGCCGCTCGACGGGCGCGGCCGGCTCCGCTGTACGGCCGCCCTCTCCGTCGAGGGCACCGAGCACGCCTGGGCGGCCGGCGACGCCGCCGCCGTACCTGATCTGACGTCCGACGAGACCGGCAAGGAGTGCGCGCCCAACGCCCAGCACGCCGTGCGGCAGGCCAAAGTTCTCGCCGGGAACATCGTCGCTTCCCTGCGCGGCGAACCCCTTCGGGACTACCGTCACGCGTACGCCGGTTCGGTGGCTTCCCTCGGCCTCCACAAAGGGGTCGCGCATGTCTACGGCCGCAAGGTCAAGGGCTACCCGGCCTGGCTCATGCACCGCGTCTACCACCTCAGCCGCGTCCCCACCTTCAACAGGAAGGCCCGCGTACTCGCGGAATGGACGCTTTCCGGGCTCTTCAAAAGAGAGATCGTCTCCCTCGGCTCCCTGGAACACCCGCGCGCCGAATTCGAACTGGCCGCAGGACGCGAGCCCCGGCAGGACATGTGA
- a CDS encoding ATP-binding SpoIIE family protein phosphatase has protein sequence MNFTRWSARLPGLPGTQRRAAARTDRGSVPAARGEYERGEHESQGQGQSQGHGQGRPQGESAERERRPEPATDIPTLDDLSVRDILGELPALVALVYGPEHRVAYVNDAYATAFGPRPPGATAAESCPELAELGLLPLLDQVLRSGKPRTVKSRKAPTRTPASGSAPAEPPARDHAPAPAAVGHATGADRSYTLTCTPVDCRGTDGILIYAADVTDHAEAAERLRTSERRHRRTVVTLQRSLLPQELEQPDDLRVAATYRPGGEDAAVGGDWYDVITLGAGRTALVIGDVMGRGVRAAAVMGQLRTAVRAYARLDLPPHEVLQLLDGLAAEIDASQIATCVYAVHDPNEGLLEYASAGHLPILVRAHDGSVERAPDPTGPPLGTGGWLHTSATIALPPGSTAVLYTDGLVERRGEDIDEGVASLARALSGAQGSPQVVCDRLIRSLGVTDDHDDDVAVLVLQHPARTGADAELFHNAALDLLGGIEAAPRARAFATGVLASWRFPVELRDLGVLATSELVANSLQHGTPPMRLRLRRTDRRLIIEVTDGDDHLPRRRRAEPADEAGRGISIVATIASSWGTRRTPGGGKAVWCEFALPH, from the coding sequence GTGAATTTCACGCGTTGGAGCGCCCGTCTCCCCGGCCTCCCCGGTACGCAGCGCCGCGCCGCAGCGCGGACGGACCGCGGTTCCGTGCCGGCGGCCCGTGGCGAGTACGAGCGCGGTGAGCACGAGAGCCAGGGCCAGGGCCAGAGCCAGGGCCACGGGCAGGGCCGGCCGCAGGGTGAGAGCGCTGAGCGCGAGCGGCGGCCCGAGCCCGCGACGGACATTCCCACCCTCGACGACCTCTCCGTACGCGACATCCTCGGCGAGCTGCCCGCCCTGGTCGCGCTGGTGTACGGCCCCGAGCACCGCGTCGCGTACGTGAACGACGCCTACGCGACGGCCTTCGGCCCGCGCCCTCCCGGAGCCACCGCCGCCGAGAGCTGCCCCGAGCTGGCCGAGCTGGGCCTCCTCCCGCTGCTCGACCAGGTGCTCCGCAGCGGCAAGCCCCGCACCGTCAAGTCCCGCAAGGCGCCGACGCGGACCCCCGCGTCCGGGTCCGCCCCCGCCGAGCCGCCGGCCCGCGACCACGCGCCGGCCCCCGCCGCCGTCGGCCACGCCACGGGCGCGGACCGCTCCTACACGCTCACCTGCACCCCCGTCGACTGCCGGGGCACGGACGGCATCCTCATCTACGCCGCCGACGTCACCGACCACGCCGAAGCCGCCGAGCGGCTGCGCACCAGCGAGCGCCGCCACCGCCGCACCGTCGTCACCCTCCAGCGCTCCCTGCTCCCGCAGGAGCTGGAGCAGCCCGACGATCTGCGCGTCGCCGCCACCTACCGGCCGGGCGGCGAGGACGCCGCCGTCGGAGGCGACTGGTACGACGTGATCACGCTCGGCGCCGGCCGTACGGCCCTGGTCATCGGCGACGTGATGGGCCGGGGCGTCCGCGCCGCCGCCGTCATGGGCCAGCTGCGCACCGCCGTCCGCGCCTACGCCCGGCTCGATCTGCCGCCGCACGAAGTCCTCCAGCTCCTCGACGGACTCGCCGCCGAGATCGACGCCAGCCAGATCGCCACCTGCGTCTACGCCGTCCACGACCCCAACGAGGGCCTGCTCGAATACGCCTCGGCCGGCCATCTCCCGATCCTGGTCCGCGCGCACGACGGCTCGGTCGAGCGTGCTCCGGACCCGACGGGCCCGCCCCTGGGCACCGGCGGCTGGCTGCACACCTCGGCCACGATCGCCCTCCCGCCCGGCTCCACCGCCGTCCTCTATACAGACGGTCTCGTCGAGCGCCGCGGCGAGGACATCGACGAGGGCGTCGCCTCCCTCGCCCGCGCCCTCTCCGGCGCGCAGGGCTCACCCCAGGTCGTGTGCGACCGGCTGATCCGCTCCCTGGGCGTCACCGACGACCACGACGACGACGTCGCGGTGCTCGTCCTCCAGCACCCCGCCCGTACGGGAGCGGACGCGGAGCTGTTCCACAACGCGGCGCTCGACCTGCTCGGCGGCATCGAGGCGGCCCCGCGCGCCCGCGCCTTCGCGACGGGGGTCCTGGCTTCCTGGCGCTTCCCCGTGGAACTGCGCGACCTGGGCGTCCTCGCCACCAGCGAGCTGGTGGCGAACTCCCTCCAGCACGGCACCCCGCCGATGCGCCTGCGGCTGCGCCGCACGGACCGCAGGCTGATCATCGAGGTGACGGACGGCGACGACCATCTGCCGCGCCGCCGCCGTGCCGAGCCGGCGGACGAGGCCGGCCGGGGTATCTCGATCGTCGCGACGATCGCCTCGTCCTGGGGGACACGCCGTACCCCGGGGGGCGGCAAGGCCGTCTGGTGCGAGTTCGCCCTGCCCCACTGA
- a CDS encoding MFS transporter: MGAAMRRIQAGNALSAFGLGFTVPYLYVYVAQVRDLGASTAGAVLAVFAMAALVVLPFTGRVIDRKGPLPVVVGGAVLASVGALAMGLSGSVPAAVLSAALLGAGTAVMQPALATMIVWCSTPATRTRAFATQFFLANLGLGVGGLVGGQLVDENRPGSFLLLFSVEAAMFLVLAAVAGTVRMPRPVAPVSPEAPEAAEAARPGLRAMLRHRAMVQLCVLGFVVFFACYGQFESGLAAYGTEAAGIDPSTLGIALAANTAVIVIAQFVVLRLVEPLRRSRVIAAVGLIWALAWLIAGYAGLGDGSRTMATAAFISTYALFGLGEAMLSPTVAPLVADLAPPSMIGQYNSGFALVKQLALAVGPAVGGPMGAALHGPYIATFVLFSLCITVLALRLGRQLTPVQDRPSLLSASRVVARHTPEAGTESASPLASSAR; this comes from the coding sequence ATGGGCGCTGCGATGCGCCGGATCCAGGCGGGGAACGCGCTGAGCGCGTTCGGGCTCGGATTCACGGTTCCGTATCTCTATGTGTATGTGGCTCAGGTGCGGGACCTGGGCGCGAGTACGGCAGGTGCCGTGCTGGCGGTCTTCGCCATGGCGGCGCTGGTCGTGCTGCCGTTCACCGGCCGGGTGATCGACCGGAAGGGTCCGCTGCCCGTCGTGGTGGGGGGCGCGGTGCTGGCGTCCGTGGGGGCGCTGGCCATGGGGCTGTCGGGGAGCGTGCCGGCCGCCGTTCTCTCCGCCGCGCTGCTGGGCGCCGGGACGGCCGTCATGCAGCCCGCGCTGGCCACGATGATCGTGTGGTGCTCGACGCCGGCGACCCGGACCAGGGCGTTCGCGACGCAGTTCTTTCTCGCGAACCTCGGGCTGGGTGTCGGCGGCCTGGTCGGCGGGCAGCTCGTCGACGAGAACAGGCCGGGGAGCTTCCTGCTGCTGTTCTCCGTCGAGGCGGCGATGTTCCTCGTGCTGGCCGCCGTGGCCGGTACGGTCCGGATGCCGCGCCCCGTCGCCCCCGTCTCCCCCGAAGCCCCCGAAGCCGCCGAAGCCGCCCGCCCCGGGCTGCGGGCGATGCTCCGGCACCGGGCCATGGTGCAGCTGTGCGTGCTGGGCTTCGTGGTGTTCTTCGCCTGCTACGGGCAGTTCGAATCGGGCCTCGCCGCGTACGGCACCGAGGCCGCAGGGATCGACCCGTCGACGCTCGGGATCGCGCTGGCCGCCAATACGGCGGTGATCGTGATCGCGCAGTTCGTGGTGTTGCGGCTGGTCGAGCCGCTCAGGCGCAGCCGGGTGATCGCCGCCGTCGGGCTGATCTGGGCCCTCGCCTGGCTCATCGCGGGGTACGCGGGGCTCGGGGACGGCAGCAGGACCATGGCTACAGCCGCGTTCATCTCCACGTACGCGCTGTTCGGGCTCGGTGAGGCGATGCTGTCGCCGACCGTGGCCCCGCTGGTGGCGGATCTCGCGCCGCCGTCGATGATCGGGCAGTACAACTCGGGGTTCGCGCTGGTCAAGCAGCTCGCGCTGGCGGTCGGCCCGGCTGTGGGCGGGCCGATGGGGGCCGCGCTGCACGGACCGTACATCGCGACGTTCGTCCTGTTCTCGCTGTGCATCACCGTGCTGGCCCTGCGGCTGGGACGGCAGCTCACGCCCGTACAGGACCGGCCGTCGCTGCTGTCCGCCTCCCGGGTGGTCGCGCGGCACACGCCGGAGGCCGGGACGGAGAGCGCGAGCCCGCTGGCGTCGTCCGCTCGCTGA
- a CDS encoding MarR family winged helix-turn-helix transcriptional regulator, whose product MPETTPEKPGSPDLQEPSLDEQIAAYQREFRDLDPQVEKVVSALGRLNRRMNVAYGRQVSDLGISNAEWEVLKTLVLAGSPYRLGPGELAKRLGLTPAAMTHRIDRMAGEGLVTRDRDENNRVRVIVELTDEGRTKWLAAMRMASDFEEELLQDLSADERGVLGEMLIRLLRRVEHAQPDAGGRLTGLE is encoded by the coding sequence ATGCCAGAGACCACCCCCGAGAAACCCGGCTCACCGGACCTCCAGGAGCCGAGCCTCGACGAGCAGATCGCCGCCTACCAGCGTGAGTTCCGCGACCTCGACCCCCAGGTCGAAAAGGTCGTCTCCGCCCTCGGCCGGCTGAACCGCCGGATGAATGTCGCGTACGGCAGACAGGTCTCCGACCTGGGCATCAGCAACGCGGAGTGGGAAGTCCTCAAGACCCTCGTACTCGCCGGCTCCCCCTACCGCCTGGGCCCCGGCGAACTCGCCAAGCGCCTGGGCCTCACCCCGGCCGCGATGACCCACCGCATCGACCGCATGGCGGGCGAGGGCCTGGTCACGCGCGACCGAGACGAGAACAACCGGGTCAGGGTCATCGTCGAGCTGACGGACGAGGGCCGTACGAAGTGGCTGGCGGCGATGCGGATGGCCTCGGACTTCGAGGAGGAACTGCTCCAGGACCTCTCCGCCGACGAGCGCGGAGTACTCGGCGAGATGCTCATCCGCCTGCTGCGCCGAGTGGAACACGCCCAGCCGGACGCCGGCGGACGTCTGACGGGCCTGGAGTGA